In a single window of the Mauremys reevesii isolate NIE-2019 linkage group 3, ASM1616193v1, whole genome shotgun sequence genome:
- the LOC120401122 gene encoding zinc finger and SCAN domain-containing protein 29-like, with protein sequence MWGEESIQMLLRVTQRNWDTHGQISRGLREKGYDWDTQQCRANIKELRQAYPKAWEVNYRSDGAPKTCRFYQELNAILSGDPTSIADSPVDTSHAAERVGSSQAEILDEEVELEEDVKLPAGSPSGAGSQELLATPEVLNGEQEADEVPDLEEHTTLPMDWLWQIRKNPGCRKEDMFWELLQCDETHTRERKVLGSQKAGQKRERCFC encoded by the exons ATGTGGGGAGAGGAGTCTATTCAGATGCTGCTGCGAGTGACCCAGAGGAATTGGGACACACATGGGCAAATTTCTCGAGGCCTACGTGAAAAGGGCTATGATTGGGACACGCAGCAGTGCAGAGCAAatataaaggagctgaggcaggcataccCTAAGGCATGGGAGGTGAACTATCGCTCCGATGGTGCACCTAAGACCTGCCGCTTCTATCAGGAGCTGAATGCTATCCTCAGTGGTGATCCCACCTCCATTGCCGATAGCCCCGTGGATACTTCACATGCAGCTGAAAGAGTGGGTAGCTCGCAGGCTGAAATTCTGGATGAAGAAGTTGAGCTAGAAGAGGATGTGAAGCTCCCAGCGGGATCGCCCAGTGgtgcaggcagccaggaacttttAGCAACTCCAGAAGTGCTCAAtggggagcaggaagcagatgaggtGCCAG ACCTTGAGGAACACACCACGCTCCCCATGGACTGGCTTTGGCAGATAAGAAAAAACCCTGGGTGCAGGAAAGAAGACATGTTCTGGGAGTTGCTGCAGTGCGATGAGACACACACCAGGGAACGGAAAGTGCTGGGAAGccaaaaggcaggacagaaaagagaacGCTGCTTTTGCTAG